The sequence tatttagaggataaaatgtgaaattaaaaaaaaattcgaataGCGAAGTTGGAAATAGAGTTTTGATTTGACTAtagtatcttttatttttagtttttttctattttaaatttctaataattcttacaattttggaaattttagaGTTgagttttattcaatttacatattaattatttcgtATATGTCCTCGTGgtcaaaaaatcaattttaatcattcttaaaataaataaataataataataaatcgtCAGACATTATGAAAGAGTTGttgtgtaaatatttattcattaatcgTCAGACATACTGAATCCAAACCTGCCCCGATTAGGGTGGATTTTGAACCTCAAGCGGGTCGTAGGGTTGGGTCTAAGTTTTAGTGGTTTGGACCTGAATACGTGTTGATTgtcattttactttttttttaatataatttatatatacttatataaaatatatttaatgaatactttgtgtaaaataaatatttttattgtacatatatgaaaaatatatttatacttgatgaagtttataaattagaataatggtataaataacttataaacattttaatacttatataagtaacttagattttaaaaatttcaatatttcaatacctaaaatatgcatataaaaatttattaaaaaaaattatataatattattgtctcatatttataaagttatgaaagtattattcaaaaaaatatttttttttaatattttaaaaatattaatcatatttacTGAGTCCACCAAATCCAACCCGACGAATCTTGGGGACGCCCGGGGATCGAGTCCAAAATATTCTTGGTCGGGCAGGTTTCAAATTTGGCAAACTTGCTCCAGACCCATCTCGTTGCCATTTCTATtcattattcttaattagtaaaatgatgataattaatttactttataaaatttttgtgagtaataaaagattataagtttatatgtatatatatagacacacACACTATATATAGGATTTGTAAATGTAATGGTGTGATAATTGCTTCCCCAAAAGTCAAAAGTCCCCATTAGCAAGTAGACCCCATAAAGATTCATGTGGGATCTTACTCAGTATATCCTGTCCCTGATAAAATCACACccatttttccaaaatattaatctacactaatatatatatatatatatatatatatagaaaagcCAAAAGGCCCTTCCACAttcataaaagataattaatgacacaatcgtactaattttttgtgaagtaaaaaatatttttcatgataaaataactcaatttattcagcttttaaaatttatattaattgataaatcattatttctttctttttttattaatgtaatgtactAATTtcttagggtaaattacaattacctccctgaggtttgatataattacgaatatctattgttattttaaaaaataaaaatatcttcctcaaatgaaaaataattatgtaaccttatatgacaaaatgaaaattattgttttacctttgttgatctttttataaaaataaaaaatatttaaaaatataaaaaaattgagggtgggtaaaacaaataatttagagagaatattagttcataaaaatatttttaaaaaattatgaaatatatatatatatcattataatttataattaaaaatgacattttggccagttcaccataaaaattagatgaaactTAACGGAATAGGCTCGTTGTTAAACGAGCGTTAAAATTAGAGgagtatttgtatttttttaaacaacgagaCATGATTGTAacttaccctttttttttatatataatatattttaaaaacataaaaaaattacttattatgAGCAAAATAAGAATGACTAGTCACAATGAgtagttttaaataaaatcataaagcTATGGTCAACATTTGACCGCCGTATTGTACTTGCCACGTTGTATTCtcatttattagtaaaataccAGTTTTGTCCCTATTGCCTTTGCTTTTCATATTTACCATGTGATGAAacccaaatttttaaatcttaatactattatttattattttcttggagAGGATGGACTTACTTTTCAGcccattaaaaataattatcttccTCCACTTTGTACTGAAATTATTtactctttttattaatttatttttttgacttttcttattaatttatgaaaatttggaaTTCTAGTGCATATTAtcctaatattaaaaacaaattattcgacaatatatttaatgcGTACCAAATTTTAACCGCACCATAAGAATCGAAagattttcaaagaaattctAAGATCAACATTGACTGaccctgcaaaacaaaattagCACTTcaatgcttaagtcagtaataatttactaaaaaggtaaaagaaaaattcaaataaatgtgagaataataatgaaatatgatGTTAAAGTGATACATATTCATGTGGGGTGCGAAATCTAAGCTTACAGATTGcttaaaagagagagagatgaatgATGTTACCAAATGTCTGCACACAGTCTTTGTTTATAGGCAAGTACAGAGCAGAATACGCGAGTCAGTTGTAAAGAATCCTATACCATTCGAAAACCCTTTGAACAAGTTAACTAACCCAAAAATCGGTATGTGATTTAGACTTAGATTAACTAAGATACATTTGTTTgactaaatattattagttcTGTCTGAATTCGAAACTATGTTATTTctaaatatgttataaaaatCCGGAAGTGAAAGATGTATATGCATGTCCGTATGTCAAAGATGCAAGTTTTGATGAAGTTTGCCAAAACAGTTTGCTGCGACACCTTTAAAACTCAATGACAACGTACCCCATTTTCAGCAGTGGAGTAGAACAAAACCAtcttaactatttttttcctagtcaaaattaataatgaatcaGCCAGTTGTTTTCATCTTTCCCCAAGAAACTTCTACCTCATAATCCAGctgttctttttattattaattataataaaggataaattacaaaccTCACTCctgatatttatcataattataaatatttttttattatttaaaaattataaatatcatttaaaaattaaattcgtttaacaaataccccatacgatgtaatattttatgtggGTATTCtttaacaatgaaaaaatatttataattatgacaaatttcaagaaacctgttataatttaccatatatCAAAATGcaactttaataattaatcttataaaaaaatactaaattctatatatatatatatatatgtttgtaaaacaattatttacagcaatttaaaaaaaaaataaggatgtctaattaatttagaatctGAGGATTATATCATGGCAGTTGACTGATTAAAATGGAATTATAGATAATTGAGATTAATTAGTTGGGATTGTGGGAGAAGGGGAcagaaattaatattgttttaagGATGATCTAAGCTATGATTGGAGGactcttaattaattagtttgggaacagataattaattaattaattattagtagtGGGCATCACAATTATAtgcaactaattaattaatgttgtatATATTCACCAGAAACAATAATTTCGCAAAGATGGGTCTAAGAATctacatttgaaaaaaaaaataatcttgtTCGATTTTTACTTGTGTTTgggtattaaaatattaatttatttatttttattaaaagatttatatGGTTTAATTcgttaaatatttcaaacccGAATATACACggattcatataattatttgatcaaaattatatcattagTTCATGTAAAATCATACAATGTAGTTGTTTTAATAAGTCCACGCCCTAAATGTACCAAGTACAATTTTTGccatttaatttacttttcagagtttattattttaacaattttattgatttaagcattaaaaaactataatcAGTACTTTTCTATTATTGTTGGTGTTGAACTTTTGTTGTAAGACACTTTGGAGATTTCAAAATGGATTGGGGACTTGGACACCTTCATGACTTAGAATATGTTTGggtgaatttataaattttttgaaaaatattttataagatattgagaaatattagtaagatttttaaataatagtttatcagatccaaaaataagatttcACTTTTGggtgaatttataatttttttgaagaatatcttataagatattgagaaatattagtaagatttttaaataatagtttatcatatccaaaaataagattagaaatttataaccacctaaacatcttatttaaaattttaaaaattatttaaaaaaattgtcaaatacttttgtaaaatttaatctTTACAAGCTCTCAAacactttataaaatatctttaagAGTTTcacaataaagaaaatagataATCCCTACACtattaatcatgataaattgatattacgTACCATAGCCAAGTAAAATcagtatgaaaaaatttaatttttaactatggtCTATATTCCCCATGATTTTACctaatgacaaaatattttaattagtatctattataatttcttacttTTAATGATGATAATCAATCATAACgagaatcaaatttttttattacactcTGCTTGTAAGTTAGCTAGGTAACGGACcaccatatatattatatattacgGTAAATTACAAGGGCTCTCCTAAGGtttgttttaattacaaatgcatccttattatttgaaatttcctaaaattacaCAATTCACAACACACATCCCCCTATAACTAGTTGTCataagggggtatttgtaaaaGGGGAGGGGctaatgtgtaattttttaaataaaagaatatttataattattgtaaaatttcGGAAGAGTTCGTTGTAAAATggtgataattaatttaactttatatggaataaataaatgatgataagttaatatatagaattcttgtaaatgtaattttgtgaTAATTGCTTCCATAAAAGTCCAAAAGTCCCCATTTGCAAGTGGACCCCATAGACATTCATGTGGAATCTTAATCAGTTTATCCTGTCTCTAAAAGTCAgtcccatttttctttttttaaaaaatgcaattcatCACACactacatttaaatttaaaaattagggttaattgtatttaaattctctttaaaaatatagaattacactccctaaaaaaaagattttaaaattacactgatattcttaaaaaaattcattatttatatatgaccCCATTTCATAAgaatttagatgaaaaataataacgtcgacaaaataaaaaataaaataaatttttaattttgtcccatatttaatattctcatatatatttttgtacttatattaaggggataaatatatattatatctatatgGAATgaggttaatattattatatttttttatatataaatataaaattattgcatggaaattttaaataaggaGTAAGGTaagaaatttaagtaattttttgctaatgttagtgttcttttttcaaaccataacGAAAGGAGATCATGTATAAATTGCGAATTCTGGATgggtataagtgtaattttagaatttattttaaaaaaatataattttatattttaataggaggtttaaatataattaattttaaaaattaaattaatttaataaatacattcGAATacgattaaaaaataaattacaataaaaaaatatatatacatgtatttttATGAGACTGAAGCTCATAATATTGGGAATATAATATCTGAAAAGTTGTGAATGGAGTAGGATGTCATCATCAAAAGAGtaccatttttcaaaatattgattttaaataaatgaaaaggcCACCCTTTGGTCAACGTTTGAAGGCCGTATTGTACTTGGCTCATTGTATCTTCTTTATTAGTACATTATTAAATACCAGTTTTGTCCCTATTGCCTTTTGCTTTTCACGCCGCATATTTACCATGTGATGAAacccaatttttaaattataatttatttatttattttcttgaaatggaGTTACTTTTCAGCCcattaaaaacaattatttttctccactttctgaaattatttactctttttattaatttattttttttattttcttattaatctTATGATAAATTGGGATTATAGAGCATACTATGTTAttgtaattatcattattattattatatatatattaaataaataaattatttaatattatagtattataatattattactaaataatttctctttctgaccattcaaattttatagaattaatcGTTTAATATGGAATAAGAATCAGGCAAATAAGAGGATTGGATTTGAAGCccatctattaaaatttttttttatatatatttggatggAAGGAGAATgtattaagatattaatattaaataattttattcgaTTTATgctaatttaaattcttaaataagacggtcatttaacatatatttatataaataattaaaatggttGATCAGCTGTAAATAAACcaattaaatatcaattaatataaaaatattaaatgaccaaattacccttaatTACCACTcgttaatcaattaaaaatgaaaagcagGGCAAGGGCAATCAACGAAGAAAAGTCAAACTTCCAGCAATCTAGCCTCCCTTCTCTCTATAAATTTGGTTCCGACGAATCACTCTCTGCTACTACACCGTCTCTCCAGTTCCTAAACTACAGTTCCTTGCGTCTCTTTTCTCTCCTCACAAGCCATGGCTGCTTCTCTCAGCTGCTCCTCTGAGCAGCTGGCGTCGCTCTTCGGCCCCAATACCACCAACGCCGCCGCAGCGGCTGAATATATCTGCGGCCAATTCTCCACTGTGTCGAACAAATTCGTCGACACCGCCTACGCTGTCGACTCCACGTACCTCCTCTTCTCCGCCTACCTCGTTTTCTCTATGCAGCTTGGATTTGCCATGCTCTGTGCCGGCTCTGTTCGAGCCAAGAACACCATGAACATCATGCTTACCAACGTACTAGACGCCGCCGCCGGCGGACTCTTCTACTACCTCTTCGGGTTCGCTTTTGCGTTTGGCACGCCGTCCAATGGGTTCATCGGCCGCCACTTCTTCGGCTTGAAGGAAATGCCCTCCTCCTCCTACGACTACAGTTATTTCCTGTACCAGTGGGCCTTCGCCATAGCCGCCGCCGGGATTACCAGCGGCTCTATAGCTGAGAGAACTCAGTTTGTGGCCTATTTGATTTACTCTTCGTTTCTTACTGGGTTTGTTTACCCCGTTGTTTCGCATTGGTTCTGGTCAGCTGACGGCTGGGCCAGCGCCTTTAACACCGGAAATCTCTTATTCGGATCCGGAGTCATCGACTTTGCTGGGTCGGGGGTTGTCCACATGGTTGGGGGAATTGCGGGTTTGTACGGAGCATTGATTGAAGGACCGAGAATCGGTCGTTTTGACCATTCGGGTCGGGCAATTGCTTTACGCGGTCACAGCGCCTCTCTCGTGGTGTTGGGTACCTTCCTTTTATGGTTCGGATGGTACGGTTTCAATCCCGGGTCCTTTGCCAAAATTCTGTCACCATATACAAGTGGCAACTACTACGGCCAATGGTCCGCCGTCGGTCGCACAGCTGTCACCACCACTTTGGCAGGCTGCACCGCCGCGTTGACGACTTTGTTCGGGAAAAGGATTCTTTCCGGGCACTGGAACGTGACTGATGTATGCAACGGGTTGCTGGGCGGGTTCGCGGCCATCACAGCCGGTTGCTCCGTCGTGGAGCCATGGGCGGCGGTGATATGCGGGTTCGTGGCGGCGCTCGTCTTGATAGGGTGCAACAAACTTGCAGAGAAGGTGAAATTCGACGACCCGTTGGAGGCGGCCCAGTTGCACGGCGGGTGCGGGACTTGGGGAGTGATCTTCACGGCGTTGTTTGCTACCGAGAAGTACGTGAACGAAGTATACCCGGGTAAACCGGGTCGCCCATACGGGTTATTCATGGGTGGTGGCGGAAGGCTTTTGGCTGCCCATATAATCCAGATTTTGGTGATTATCGGGTGGGTGACCGCGACAATGGGTCCTTTATTCTACGCTCTACATAAGCTTAATCTTCTTCGGATCTCGGAGGACGATGAGATGGCGGGTATGGATCTGACCCGACACGGCGGGTTCGCTTATGTATACGAGGATGATGCACACAAAAACGGACTTCAAATGAGGAGAATAGAGCCAAGTGCGAGTCCAAACACGCTTTGAagttggaattatttttttaattattaagataattattttcaattatttcttttgaaatttctacTCTTTTGACTAGTTGTTCATATATGAATTaggtattaaaaaatttccggaaaaaaaaattaattgtaagcttttgcttaatatttattggatGGTTGTGATTGAAGATAATGTGAACGAAGGGTGCGTGTTGATTTTGATGTATCAAAGacttttcttcttccatgtttgtttttttcctaGGAGTTGAACCCACTAGGAAACCTTATATTATGGCCTCATAATTCGAAGTGGGACAACATCACATCCAATTTTTGGACTTTTggtacctctccattttctttctttgttgttAATTCAATTTGGGTTGGATGTGATTTTAACATTTGGAGatgtttgtaatattaaaaagatgaaTAGATTGTTAGATTTATTGGAAGTTCCTCAATCAACACCTTTTATTGGGTGCAAGATCGAGAAGAAAGTTGAATAGTATTTTTTAGTTGGAGAAATGACGTATACTGGTCCAAGCTAGTTTTGAGGTATTTAtaagatcaaatatatatacaagtatgGATCCAGGTGTAGGGTGATTGATGGTTACTGTCTCGGATTTAGTGAGTCAGATTGTGTGCAACCCAATCCAGATAAAAAACGCACAACTTCTTGTCATGTTGGGGTATTTTGCACTTATGAGGAGAGGCTATGTTAgtctttttattatctttggTTTGATTCCTATAAGTGCCAATTATGTTATTTGATGATCAACGagtatgattttggctattagTCCTAAATACATAGATAGAATGGGTAccattttgagttttattggAGCTTTTGTGGGTCTggatagtaattattatttaaattaaataattttatatttattaaaagttCCAACTCATATTTGTTGAGAAAATTGCGAAGATACTATTTTAACCTATATTGAGAAGATGCAGATTTAgctaatattttagttaaaccCGTTCAACCCAATTTATGAGATATCAAATTAATGCGTATAATTACCATAAAAAACTTCAACACGccaacaaaaatgaataaactTAGGAAACAAATCAAAAAGATTCACGCACTTTTATTTGGATAACTTCTACGACTTTGAACAAACATTGTAGTTTCAAGTTTACATCTGATCCAAATCGATTCGACTCGACTCATCTGAAAATGTTAGAAAACATAGTCCAAGAAATTAATGAAGTATCTCCAAAAGTCACGGGGCAGAAGCTGGTTTTAGTGGTCCGAGAATTGATAGAATCTTTTTGACACTAAGAGAGAGTGATTGCTGCACTTATCACCACACCCCACATGACAACCTTTCCAATTCCCATGTGTGTGGGAGTGTGTGGCTGCTCAGTGCTCTTACCTACCCATAGACCAGACTTAGCCATTATTAGCCATGATCTTTTggttattaattaagttacGAAAAGAATTAGGTTTTTCGATTTTGATGTTGTTGCTTTATGGAAACTCCAGTCCAATTTATTGTccttaatctttttttatcttttacgAGTACGACTGAATTGTGCTTTATTcgatattaaataaaaaaaacagtgCATGTGTTAGTAATTTTTGGCTATATTTTAGGGGTAATCGTTTAAAATCTCCAGACAATTTTTGTACTGTATGATTCCCGTTTCATCACTTTAATAAATACTTcattgaaaacaaaaacatgtgTTTGTAACGGATAAATTGTAAGACTatgatatacttttttatcGTCAATTCAGCTAaagtaaattgaatttttttaaaaataattttaattaattgagctCGACCCTAAATTTTTGGCCTCTCGGCTTATTTACACACCTAATAACAATAGACATACATCCGTATTTGTTGGACtcatatgcata comes from Sesamum indicum cultivar Zhongzhi No. 13 linkage group LG10, S_indicum_v1.0, whole genome shotgun sequence and encodes:
- the LOC105171825 gene encoding ammonium transporter 1 member 1-like, encoding MAASLSCSSEQLASLFGPNTTNAAAAAEYICGQFSTVSNKFVDTAYAVDSTYLLFSAYLVFSMQLGFAMLCAGSVRAKNTMNIMLTNVLDAAAGGLFYYLFGFAFAFGTPSNGFIGRHFFGLKEMPSSSYDYSYFLYQWAFAIAAAGITSGSIAERTQFVAYLIYSSFLTGFVYPVVSHWFWSADGWASAFNTGNLLFGSGVIDFAGSGVVHMVGGIAGLYGALIEGPRIGRFDHSGRAIALRGHSASLVVLGTFLLWFGWYGFNPGSFAKILSPYTSGNYYGQWSAVGRTAVTTTLAGCTAALTTLFGKRILSGHWNVTDVCNGLLGGFAAITAGCSVVEPWAAVICGFVAALVLIGCNKLAEKVKFDDPLEAAQLHGGCGTWGVIFTALFATEKYVNEVYPGKPGRPYGLFMGGGGRLLAAHIIQILVIIGWVTATMGPLFYALHKLNLLRISEDDEMAGMDLTRHGGFAYVYEDDAHKNGLQMRRIEPSASPNTL